One Palaemon carinicauda isolate YSFRI2023 chromosome 5, ASM3689809v2, whole genome shotgun sequence DNA window includes the following coding sequences:
- the LOC137641186 gene encoding protein FAM200C-like — MQPGEFSLQFDESCDIASCAVLLGFVRYVHQDRIKEEFLLCENLLTTTKGEDVFNIINSFFTKNGLDWNSVQQVSVDGAPAMMGGHRGLRGLIQAVNPEISVDHCIIHRYSLGSKSLPGNLKLVFEDVLKIVNFIKSRDVNSRIFKELCKEMGEEYQVLLYHTDVRWLSRGKVVHRVIELRKAIQEFLEQKGSPFATKFTDKEWLARLCYLADIFAELNSGNLQLQGRNTTVIDARHTVAAFLAKLRLWIRRLEKGVIAQFPTLDQFIEENSHDTGSLLQTINKEMSDHLKGLETSMHHYFPESDQETASLQWIIHPFSVPDEAIHDDDFPAKEEWITIRANEAMKIEFQNQNADSFWISRLADSPTLSKRALKLLVSFSTTYLCEKGFSTVLGMKTKKRTRLNVANDARLALSTTKPRIPQVLKSRRNTVGVGPSAKSRVLPDYDQYGDDKESSPISGASSDTSMVIIRGVGFFERANKGYPLLIGGCQSSYPMWPNTRGGFSGDQSSIREGLLLFRGPYTGQWGYLAPPTGDSNALHHPLPANMDNVTIRVSGNVARDLKMKYTAPLTTAAAAATLTKVKNQNLPDR, encoded by the exons ATGCAGCCTGGCGAATTCTCCTTGCAATTTGATGAATCGTGTGACATAGCCAGTTGTGCTGTTCTCCTTGGGTTCGTCCGTTACGTCCACCAGGACAGGATCAAAGAAGAGTTCCTATTGTGCGAGAATCTGCTGACAACCACGAAGGGAGAAGATGTCTTCAATATCATCAACAGTTTCTTTACCAAGAATGGATTGGATTGGAACAGCGTTCAACAG GTCTCCGTCGATGGAGCACCGGCGATGATGGGTGGTCATCGTGGATTACGGGGCCTCATACAAGCTGTCAATCCAGAAATTTCTGTAGATCATTGCATCATTCATCGGTACTCTCTTGGATCGAAAAGCCTGCCTGGTAATCTGAAGTTAGTGTTTGAAGATGTGTTGAAAATCGTCAACTTCATCAAGTCCAGGGATGTGAATTCGCGCATATTCAAGGAGCTGTGCAAGGAAATGGGAGAAGAGTATCAAGTTCTGCTTTACCACACCGATGTTCGCTGGTTGTCACGAGGCAAGGTTGTACATCGTGTCATTGAGCTCCGAAAAGCTATTCAGGAATTTCTGGAACAAAAAGGATCTCCTTTTGCTACCAAGTTCACTGATAAGGAGTGGCTTGCTCGACTTTGTTACTTGGCTGACATATTTGCGGAGCTGAACAGTGGTAATCTGCAACTCCAGGGCCGAAACACGACTGTCATTGATGCCCGTCACACTGTGGCTGCATTTCTGGCGAAACTGAGACTCTGGATTCGGCGCTTGGAGAAAGGAGTGATCGCCCAGTTCCCCACCCTAGACCAGTTTATTGAGGAGAATAGTCATGATACTGGATCTCTTCTACAGACCATCAACAAAGAGATGAGCGACCATTTGAAGGGGCTTGAAACAAGCATGCATCACTACTTTCCAGAGAGTGACCAAGAAACAGCCAGTCTTCAGTGGATCATTCATCCCTTCTCTGTACCTGATGAGGCCATTCATGATGATGATTTCCCTGCAAAGGAGGAGTGGATCACAATCCGAGCCAATGAAGCCATGAAAATCGAATTCCAAAACCAAAATGCAGATTCCTTTTGGATTTCACGACTAGCCGACTCGCCAACTCTGTCCAAGAGAGCCTTGAAGTTGTTGGTATCATTCTCAACAACGTATCTGTGCGAGAAGGGGTTCTCAACTGTGCTGGGGatgaaaacaaaaaagaggactCGCTTGAATGTTGCAAACGATGCCAGGCTGGCACTTTCAACCACGAAACCAAGAATTCCTCAA gtactaaaaagtcgtcgcaatacggttggtgttggcccttcagcaaaatcTCGGGTGTTACCCGATtatgaccaatacggagatgacaaagagtcttCTCCCATTTCCGGGGCATCATCTGATACCTCCATG gtcatcaTCAGAGGAGTTGGTTTTTTTGAAAGAGCAAACAAGGGTTATCCActtcttatcggaggatgtcagtcctcctatcccatgtggcccaacacaagaggaggcttcagcggggaccagtcctctattagagaggggctgcttcTCTTTAGGGGaccgtacactggtcagtgggggtatttagcccctcccaccggcgactccaatgccttacatcacccattacccgcaaatatgg ATAACGTTACAATAAGAGTCTCCGGCAACGTAGCCAGAGACCTTAAGATGAAATACACTGCACCTCTGACTACGGCTGCAGCTGCAGCAACACTAACCAAAGTCAAAAACCAAAATCTTCCAGACCGCTGA